In one Sphingobium indicum B90A genomic region, the following are encoded:
- a CDS encoding CBU_0592 family membrane protein, with translation MTFDLANILGLIGSGLMVIAYAYSNMAKVLSFTLFNLLNLVGAVLLIYSLTVHFNVASMALEVIWAFIALIGLAKALRKGKAS, from the coding sequence ATGACGTTCGACCTTGCCAATATCCTGGGACTGATCGGCAGCGGCCTGATGGTCATTGCCTATGCCTATAGCAACATGGCGAAGGTGCTGAGCTTCACCCTCTTCAACCTGCTGAACCTGGTCGGCGCGGTGCTGCTGATCTACTCGCTGACGGTTCATTTCAACGTCGCGTCGATGGCGCTGGAAGTCATATGGGCCTTCATCGCCCTGATCGGCCTCGCCAAGGCGCTGCGGAAAGGCAAAGCATCATGA
- the aroA gene encoding 3-phosphoshikimate 1-carboxyvinyltransferase, with protein MTASSDQPMPQAQPATFTAAPALSGTISVPGDKSISHRSLMLSALAVGESRVEGLLEGEDVLATAAAMRAMGADIRRDADGVWHIHGVGVGGLLQPESALDMGNSGTSTRLLMGLIASHAITATFVGDASLSKRPMARVTEPLSRMGASFTTSPGDRLPLTMRGACPAVPLDYRLPVASAQVKSAILLAGLNAPGITRVVEPIPTRDHSERMLKGFGADLHVEVEGDGARIVTLRGEAELRPQSITVPGDPSSAAFPMVAALLVPGSKVAIANVGLNATRAGLIDLLREMGGDIVVENPREVGGEPVGDLVITASTLQGVEPDPARAPSMIDEYPVTFIAAALAEGRSTFRGLEELRVKESDRIATMAAGLRAIGVTVEELEDGIVIEGSGGAPLPGGGPVATKLDHRIAMSFAVAGLVSSNGVTIDDMRPVATSFPGFTALLHSLGALA; from the coding sequence GTGACCGCTTCTTCCGACCAGCCCATGCCCCAAGCTCAACCCGCTACCTTCACCGCCGCCCCGGCGCTTTCCGGCACGATTAGCGTGCCCGGCGACAAGAGCATTTCGCACCGCTCTTTGATGCTTTCCGCCCTGGCGGTGGGCGAAAGTCGGGTCGAAGGGCTGCTGGAGGGCGAGGACGTGCTCGCCACCGCCGCCGCCATGCGGGCGATGGGCGCGGACATCCGCAGGGACGCGGACGGCGTCTGGCATATCCATGGCGTGGGCGTCGGCGGCCTGCTCCAGCCGGAAAGCGCGCTCGACATGGGCAATAGCGGCACCTCCACCCGCCTGCTCATGGGCCTGATCGCCAGCCACGCCATCACCGCGACCTTCGTGGGCGACGCCTCGCTCAGCAAGCGCCCCATGGCCCGCGTCACCGAACCGCTGTCGCGCATGGGCGCCAGCTTCACCACCAGCCCCGGAGACCGCCTGCCCCTTACCATGCGCGGCGCCTGCCCGGCGGTGCCGCTCGATTATCGCCTTCCCGTGGCATCGGCGCAGGTGAAGTCGGCGATCCTGCTCGCCGGCCTCAACGCCCCCGGCATCACCCGCGTGGTCGAGCCGATCCCCACCCGCGACCATAGCGAACGCATGCTCAAGGGCTTCGGCGCGGACCTCCATGTCGAGGTCGAGGGCGACGGCGCCCGCATCGTCACGCTCAGGGGCGAGGCGGAACTCCGCCCGCAGTCGATCACCGTTCCCGGAGATCCCTCCTCCGCCGCCTTCCCGATGGTCGCGGCGCTGCTGGTTCCGGGGTCGAAGGTCGCCATCGCCAATGTCGGCCTCAACGCGACCCGCGCCGGGCTGATCGACCTGCTGCGCGAAATGGGCGGCGACATCGTCGTCGAAAACCCCCGCGAAGTGGGCGGCGAGCCGGTGGGCGATCTGGTCATCACCGCCTCGACGCTCCAGGGGGTGGAGCCGGACCCCGCCCGCGCGCCGTCGATGATCGACGAATATCCGGTCACCTTCATCGCCGCCGCCCTGGCCGAGGGGCGCAGCACCTTCCGCGGGCTGGAGGAACTGCGCGTCAAGGAATCGGACCGCATCGCCACCATGGCGGCGGGGCTGCGCGCCATCGGCGTGACGGTGGAGGAACTGGAGGACGGCATCGTCATAGAGGGCAGCGGTGGCGCGCCCCTCCCCGGCGGCGGCCCCGTCGCGACGAAGCTGGACCACCGCATCGCCATGAGCTTCGCGGTCGCAGGCCTCGTGTCCAGCAATGGCGTCACCATCGACGACATGCGCCCCGTCGCGACCAGCTTCCCGGGTTTCACCGCTTTGCTGCATTCGCTCGGCGCACTCGCATGA
- a CDS encoding ATP-dependent helicase has translation MTLPAPSPDDPAYLQGLNEPQREAVLSTEGPVLVLAGAGTGKTAALTARLAHLIATRRAYPSEILAVTFTNKAAREMRERVGRMIGPAVEGMPWLGTFHAIAAKMLRRHAELVGLQSNFTILDTDDQLRLMKQLIQAEGIDEKRWPARQLAGLIDQWKNKGLTPEEIGAGESEGYANGRGQKLYAAYQARLRDVNACDFGDLLLHVLTILKRHRDVLESYQQRFRYIMVDEYQDTNSSQYLWLRLLAQSSKNICCVGDDDQSIYSWRGAEVANILRFEKDFPGAKIIRLEQNYRSTPHILGAASGVIAENGNRLGKTLWTDIDVGEKVRVIGVWDGPEEARRVGEEIESIERGGRSLDEVAILVRAQHQTREFEDRFIQIGLPYRIVGGFRFYERAEIRDALAYLRLVNQPADDLAFERIVNVPKRGLGDKAVEKLHRLARAEGVPLALAAARILDTDEMTPQARRSLGAFIGDLARWRDRAAQLPHAELARQILDESGYTAMLQAERTAESAGRLENLSELARAMEEYETLGAFLEHVSLVMDNEAQADERKVTIMTIHAAKGLEFDTVFLAGWEEGIFPSQRALDEGGLNSLEEERRLAYVAITRARKSCIILHAANRRIYGQWTSSVPSRFVGELPPEHVEEESSMSGGASLWRANWSERADPFANVQRGTGRGPGWQRAQQSGQFMKEPVRIVEARASAVSLGNKGRDDMSVGLRVFHQKFGYGTVAEIEGNKLEIDFETTGRKRVMDSFVQPA, from the coding sequence ATGACCCTGCCTGCTCCCTCGCCCGACGATCCCGCCTATCTTCAGGGGCTGAACGAACCCCAGCGGGAGGCCGTGCTCTCGACCGAGGGGCCGGTGCTGGTGCTGGCGGGCGCCGGCACGGGCAAGACGGCGGCGCTTACCGCCCGCCTCGCCCATCTGATCGCCACGCGGCGGGCCTATCCTTCCGAAATCCTTGCCGTCACCTTCACCAACAAGGCGGCGCGGGAAATGCGGGAACGCGTCGGCCGCATGATCGGCCCGGCGGTGGAGGGCATGCCCTGGCTGGGCACTTTCCACGCCATCGCCGCGAAGATGCTGCGCCGCCATGCCGAACTGGTGGGGCTGCAATCCAACTTCACCATCCTCGACACGGACGACCAGCTTCGCCTGATGAAGCAGCTTATCCAGGCGGAGGGCATCGACGAAAAGCGCTGGCCCGCCCGCCAGCTCGCCGGCCTCATCGACCAGTGGAAGAACAAGGGCCTGACCCCGGAGGAGATCGGCGCGGGCGAGAGCGAGGGCTATGCCAATGGCAGGGGGCAGAAGCTCTATGCCGCTTATCAGGCGCGTCTTCGGGACGTGAATGCCTGCGATTTCGGGGACTTGCTGCTGCATGTTCTGACGATATTGAAACGCCATCGGGACGTACTGGAAAGCTATCAGCAGCGCTTCCGCTATATCATGGTGGACGAATATCAGGACACCAACTCCAGCCAGTATCTGTGGCTGCGCCTGCTCGCCCAAAGCAGCAAGAACATTTGCTGCGTCGGCGATGACGACCAGTCCATCTATTCATGGCGCGGGGCCGAAGTCGCCAATATCCTGCGGTTCGAAAAGGATTTTCCGGGCGCGAAGATCATCCGGCTGGAGCAGAATTACCGTTCGACCCCGCATATATTAGGCGCGGCGTCAGGGGTGATCGCGGAAAACGGCAATCGCCTGGGCAAGACGCTATGGACCGACATCGACGTGGGCGAAAAGGTCCGCGTCATCGGCGTGTGGGACGGGCCGGAGGAAGCGCGGCGCGTGGGCGAGGAGATCGAATCGATCGAACGCGGCGGCCGATCGCTGGACGAAGTGGCCATCCTCGTCCGCGCCCAGCACCAGACCCGCGAGTTCGAAGACCGCTTCATCCAGATCGGCCTGCCCTATCGCATCGTCGGCGGTTTCCGCTTCTACGAACGCGCCGAAATCCGTGACGCGCTGGCCTATCTGCGCCTCGTCAACCAGCCCGCCGACGACCTGGCGTTCGAACGGATCGTCAATGTCCCCAAGCGCGGCCTGGGCGACAAGGCGGTGGAAAAGCTGCATCGGCTTGCCCGCGCGGAGGGCGTTCCGCTGGCCCTCGCCGCCGCCCGCATCCTCGACACGGACGAGATGACGCCGCAGGCCCGCCGCAGCCTGGGCGCCTTCATCGGCGATCTCGCCCGCTGGCGGGACCGCGCCGCGCAGCTTCCCCATGCCGAACTCGCCCGGCAGATATTGGACGAGAGCGGCTACACCGCCATGCTCCAGGCCGAGCGGACCGCCGAAAGCGCGGGGCGGCTGGAGAACCTGAGCGAACTCGCCCGCGCCATGGAGGAATATGAGACGCTGGGCGCGTTCCTGGAACATGTGTCGCTGGTCATGGACAATGAGGCGCAAGCGGACGAGCGCAAGGTCACGATCATGACCATCCACGCCGCCAAGGGACTGGAGTTCGACACCGTCTTCCTGGCGGGGTGGGAAGAAGGCATTTTCCCTTCCCAGCGCGCCCTTGACGAAGGCGGCCTCAACAGCCTGGAGGAGGAACGCCGCCTTGCCTATGTAGCGATCACGCGGGCGAGGAAATCCTGCATCATCCTGCACGCCGCCAACCGGCGCATCTATGGCCAGTGGACCAGTTCCGTCCCCTCGCGCTTCGTCGGGGAACTGCCGCCCGAACATGTGGAGGAGGAGAGCAGCATGTCCGGCGGCGCCTCGCTCTGGCGCGCCAACTGGTCCGAACGCGCCGATCCCTTCGCCAATGTCCAGCGCGGCACGGGACGCGGCCCCGGCTGGCAGCGCGCCCAGCAGAGCGGGCAGTTCATGAAGGAACCCGTCCGGATCGTGGAAGCCCGCGCATCGGCCGTATCGCTCGGCAACAAGGGCCGCGACGACATGAGCGTCGGCCTGCGCGTCTTCCACCAGAAATTCGGATACGGCACCGTGGCGGAGATCGAGGGCAACAAGCTGGAGATCGACTTCGAAACGACAGGGCGGAAGCGGGTGATGGACAGCTTCGTGCAGCCTGCCTAG
- the rpsA gene encoding 30S ribosomal protein S1: MASTAFPSRDDFAALLNDSLGGEDGGFEGRVVKGTVTGIENDMALIDVGLKSEGRVPLREFAAPGQKAELKVGDEVEVYVDRVENAHGEAMLSRDRARREAAWDKLESEFTENARVEGVIFGRVKGGFTVDLDGAVAFLPGSQVDIRPVRDVTPLMDIPQPFQILKMDRRRGNIVVSRRAILEETRAEQRSGLIQTLAEGQIIEGVVKNITDYGAFVDLGGIDGLLHVTDLSYKRINHPNEMINIGDTVRVQIIRINRDTQRISLGMKQLESDPWEGASAKYPVGAKLSGRVTNITEYGAFVELEPGIEGLVHVSEMSWTKKNVHPGKIVSTSQEVDVIVLEVDPEKRRISLGLKQAQNNPWDSFAERHPIGSTVEGEVKNATEFGLFIGLDGDVDGMVHMSDIAWGISGEDALALHRKGETVQAVVLDIDVEKERISLGMKQLERGGPAAGGTTAAAAGLNKNQTVTVTVLEVRDGGLEVQAGEDGATGFIKRSDLGRDRDEQRPERFQIGQKFDAMVTGFDRAKKPTFSVKALQIAEEKQAVAQYGSSDSGASLGDILGEALKAKSEG; this comes from the coding sequence ATGGCCTCTACGGCATTCCCCTCGCGCGACGATTTCGCCGCGCTTCTCAATGATTCTCTCGGTGGCGAGGATGGCGGCTTCGAAGGCCGCGTCGTCAAGGGCACCGTTACCGGCATCGAAAACGACATGGCGCTGATCGACGTCGGCCTGAAGTCGGAAGGCCGCGTGCCGCTGCGCGAATTCGCCGCGCCGGGCCAGAAGGCCGAATTGAAGGTCGGCGACGAAGTCGAAGTCTATGTCGACCGCGTCGAAAACGCCCATGGCGAAGCCATGCTGTCCCGCGACCGCGCCCGCCGCGAAGCCGCCTGGGACAAGCTGGAATCCGAATTCACCGAAAACGCCCGCGTCGAAGGCGTCATCTTCGGCCGCGTCAAGGGCGGCTTCACCGTCGACCTGGACGGCGCGGTGGCGTTCCTGCCCGGCTCGCAGGTCGACATCCGTCCGGTTCGCGACGTCACGCCGCTGATGGACATTCCGCAGCCCTTCCAGATCCTGAAGATGGATCGCCGCCGCGGCAACATCGTCGTGTCGCGCCGCGCCATCCTGGAAGAAACCCGCGCCGAACAGCGCAGCGGCCTCATCCAGACGCTGGCCGAGGGCCAGATCATCGAGGGCGTGGTCAAGAACATCACCGATTACGGCGCGTTCGTCGACCTGGGCGGCATCGACGGCCTGCTGCACGTCACCGACCTCAGCTACAAGCGCATCAACCACCCCAACGAAATGATCAACATCGGCGACACCGTCCGCGTCCAGATCATCCGCATCAACCGCGACACCCAGCGCATCAGCCTGGGCATGAAGCAGTTGGAAAGCGATCCGTGGGAAGGCGCTTCGGCCAAGTACCCCGTCGGCGCCAAGCTGTCGGGCCGCGTCACGAACATCACCGAATATGGTGCGTTCGTCGAGCTGGAACCGGGCATCGAAGGCCTGGTCCACGTTTCGGAAATGTCCTGGACCAAGAAGAACGTCCACCCCGGCAAGATCGTTTCGACCAGCCAGGAAGTCGACGTCATCGTCCTGGAAGTCGATCCCGAAAAGCGCCGCATCTCGCTCGGCCTCAAGCAGGCCCAGAACAATCCCTGGGACAGCTTCGCCGAACGTCACCCGATCGGCTCGACCGTCGAGGGCGAAGTCAAGAACGCGACCGAATTCGGCCTGTTCATCGGGCTGGACGGCGACGTCGACGGCATGGTCCACATGTCGGACATCGCCTGGGGCATTTCGGGCGAGGACGCGCTGGCCCTGCACCGCAAGGGCGAGACGGTTCAGGCCGTCGTTCTGGACATCGACGTCGAGAAGGAGCGCATCAGCCTGGGCATGAAGCAGCTTGAGCGCGGCGGCCCGGCCGCTGGCGGCACCACCGCCGCTGCCGCCGGCCTCAACAAGAACCAGACGGTCACCGTCACGGTTCTGGAAGTCCGCGACGGCGGCCTGGAAGTCCAGGCCGGCGAAGACGGCGCCACCGGCTTCATCAAGCGCAGCGACCTGGGCCGCGACCGCGACGAGCAGCGTCCGGAACGCTTCCAGATCGGCCAGAAGTTCGACGCCATGGTCACGGGTTTCGACCGCGCCAAGAAGCCGACCTTCTCGGTCAAGGCCCTGCAGATCGCCGAAGAAAAGCAGGCCGTGGCGCAGTACGGATCGTCCGACAGCGGCGCGTCGCTGGGCGACATCCTGGGCGAAGCGCTCAAGGCCAAGAGCGAGGGCTAA
- the rsmD gene encoding 16S rRNA (guanine(966)-N(2))-methyltransferase RsmD, producing MRIIAGQWRGRPLVAPKGDATRPTADRTRETLFSMLLSRIGSFEGLSVGDFFAGSGALGYEALSRGAASCVFVEQDRAALDAIRANGDRLGVRPDIRQGSVLSIGPAGKPLDLIFMDPPYQSGAGMVALDKLNRLGWTSPATWISMETDRREDVAVKGFAAEATRDVGKARLTLLRAADQAG from the coding sequence ATGAGGATCATCGCAGGCCAATGGCGCGGCCGTCCGCTGGTTGCGCCCAAGGGCGACGCGACGCGCCCCACGGCGGATCGCACCCGCGAAACGCTCTTTTCCATGTTGCTGAGCCGGATCGGCTCCTTCGAGGGGCTGAGCGTCGGCGATTTCTTCGCGGGGTCGGGCGCGCTTGGCTATGAAGCGCTCTCTCGCGGCGCGGCAAGCTGCGTCTTCGTGGAGCAGGACCGCGCCGCGCTGGATGCGATCCGCGCCAATGGCGACAGGCTAGGCGTCCGCCCCGACATCCGCCAGGGCAGCGTCCTGTCGATCGGCCCGGCGGGCAAGCCGCTGGACCTCATCTTCATGGACCCGCCCTATCAGAGCGGCGCTGGCATGGTGGCGCTGGACAAGCTCAACCGCCTGGGCTGGACTAGCCCCGCGACCTGGATCAGCATGGAAACCGACCGCCGCGAGGATGTGGCCGTAAAGGGCTTCGCGGCAGAGGCGACCCGCGATGTGGGCAAGGCGCGCCTGACATTGCTGCGCGCAGCGGACCAGGCCGGGTAA
- a CDS encoding GFA family protein, with protein sequence MVSGRCQCGAIHYEAQGEPVYSALCHCSDCRKSAGAPMVGWALFPEDRVTVTGRPVTYRSSDNVTREFCGTCGTGLFYRNAAVFPGMVDIQTGTLDDPSALPPAIHVQFAEAASWMAGAHELPKFDRYPEH encoded by the coding sequence ATGGTTTCGGGGCGGTGCCAATGCGGGGCGATCCATTACGAAGCGCAAGGGGAGCCAGTCTACAGCGCGCTGTGCCATTGTTCGGACTGCCGGAAAAGCGCGGGCGCGCCGATGGTCGGCTGGGCCTTGTTTCCGGAAGACAGGGTGACGGTGACGGGCCGCCCCGTGACCTATCGATCCTCCGACAATGTGACGCGGGAATTTTGCGGGACATGCGGCACGGGGCTGTTCTATCGCAATGCCGCGGTCTTCCCCGGCATGGTGGATATTCAGACGGGCACGCTGGACGACCCGTCCGCCCTGCCGCCGGCCATCCATGTGCAATTCGCGGAGGCCGCGTCCTGGATGGCGGGCGCGCACGAACTGCCGAAGTTCGATCGCTATCCTGAACATTGA
- the cmk gene encoding (d)CMP kinase, translating to MIIAVDGPAASGKGTIAKALGRHYGLPVLDTGLLYRAVGLAVLKASGDPDHEADALAACDFDDAMLKDPALRSEAVGSLASRVSIHQSVRQALVKRQRDFATQPGGAILDGRDIATVIAPDADAKIFVTASVHVRAQRRYQDALDHGGHPDMDSLIADIQARDTRDMSRDHAPLRVADGADLLDTSNLTIDAAVQQAIALVDAQLERRRQA from the coding sequence ATGATCATCGCCGTCGACGGCCCCGCCGCATCGGGCAAGGGCACCATCGCCAAGGCGCTGGGCCGGCATTACGGCCTGCCCGTGCTCGATACCGGCCTGCTCTATCGCGCCGTAGGCCTTGCCGTGCTCAAGGCCAGCGGCGACCCGGACCATGAAGCCGATGCGCTCGCCGCCTGCGACTTCGACGACGCCATGCTGAAAGATCCCGCGCTGCGCAGCGAAGCCGTCGGCTCGCTCGCCTCCCGCGTTTCGATCCACCAGAGCGTCCGCCAGGCGCTGGTGAAACGCCAGCGCGACTTCGCGACCCAGCCTGGCGGCGCGATCCTGGACGGGCGCGACATCGCCACCGTCATCGCGCCCGATGCCGACGCCAAGATCTTCGTCACGGCCAGCGTCCATGTCCGCGCCCAGCGCCGCTATCAGGACGCGCTCGACCATGGGGGCCACCCCGACATGGACAGCCTGATCGCAGACATCCAGGCCCGCGACACCCGCGACATGAGCCGCGACCACGCCCCGCTGCGCGTGGCCGATGGAGCGGACTTGCTCGACACCAGCAATTTGACTATAGACGCCGCCGTCCAGCAGGCCATTGCTCTGGTGGACGCCCAGTTGGAACGTCGGCGACAGGCCTGA
- a CDS encoding TIGR02300 family protein, protein MVKAEWGTKRTCPKCATRFYDLGKDDPVTCINCGTAWEPEPVLKSKQPLPYEEAPKKVIETADGEIETADDDLDLDLDVDDDGDSPDNDVDLGGDDDLGVDAGGDDGDDDN, encoded by the coding sequence ATGGTCAAGGCTGAATGGGGCACGAAGCGTACCTGCCCGAAATGCGCCACGCGCTTCTACGACCTGGGCAAGGATGACCCGGTCACCTGCATCAATTGCGGCACGGCCTGGGAACCGGAACCCGTGCTGAAGTCGAAGCAGCCGCTGCCCTATGAGGAAGCGCCCAAGAAGGTCATCGAAACCGCCGATGGCGAGATCGAGACGGCGGACGACGATCTGGACCTGGATCTGGACGTGGATGATGACGGCGATTCGCCCGACAATGACGTCGATCTGGGCGGCGACGACGATCTGGGCGTCGACGCCGGCGGGGACGATGGCGACGACGACAATTAA
- a CDS encoding pseudouridine synthase: protein MEPPKKSGPPRRPGSGGPRRPTGARAAPASRPARPPFRKTKAAPATPANPHPARAAAAAGGGNEPQRIAKLLARAGVASRREVERMIEEGRITLNGEAVSTPATLLSSLHGVAVDGNPVAAPAPARLFLFHKPSGFLTTERDPRGRPTIYDKLPPDLPRVMPIGRLDMTTEGLLLLTTDGEFKRQMELPSTGVPRTYRARAFGEVSQNQLEDLFDGLEIDGIRYGRIEANLERRTGRNQWIEMTLTEGKNREVRRVLEHLGLQVNRLIRTSYGPFHLGELASGAVEEVRQHDLVVFRKGLKGAK, encoded by the coding sequence GTGGAACCGCCGAAAAAATCTGGGCCGCCGCGTCGGCCGGGCTCCGGCGGTCCCAGGCGTCCGACGGGCGCCAGGGCTGCGCCGGCATCGCGCCCGGCCCGCCCGCCGTTCAGAAAGACCAAGGCCGCCCCGGCGACGCCCGCCAACCCCCATCCCGCCCGCGCCGCCGCCGCAGCCGGCGGCGGGAACGAGCCGCAGCGCATCGCCAAATTGCTCGCCCGCGCCGGCGTCGCATCCCGGCGGGAGGTCGAGCGGATGATCGAGGAGGGGCGGATCACGCTGAACGGCGAAGCGGTGTCGACCCCCGCCACGCTCCTCTCTTCGCTGCACGGCGTCGCGGTCGACGGCAATCCGGTCGCCGCGCCGGCGCCTGCGCGCCTGTTCCTCTTTCACAAGCCGTCGGGTTTCCTGACGACCGAACGCGATCCCCGCGGCCGCCCGACCATCTACGACAAGCTGCCCCCCGACCTGCCCCGCGTCATGCCGATCGGACGGCTGGACATGACGACGGAGGGCCTGCTGCTGCTCACCACCGATGGAGAGTTCAAGCGGCAGATGGAACTGCCCTCCACCGGCGTGCCGCGCACCTATCGCGCCCGCGCCTTCGGCGAGGTGAGCCAGAACCAGCTTGAGGATCTGTTCGACGGGCTGGAGATAGACGGGATACGCTATGGCCGGATAGAGGCCAATCTGGAACGGCGCACCGGCCGCAACCAGTGGATCGAAATGACGCTGACCGAAGGCAAGAATCGCGAGGTCCGCCGGGTGCTGGAACATCTGGGGCTTCAGGTGAACCGGCTGATCCGCACCAGCTATGGCCCGTTCCATCTGGGCGAACTGGCGTCCGGGGCGGTCGAGGAAGTGCGGCAGCACGATCTGGTCGTCTTCCGCAAGGGGCTGAAGGGCGCGAAATGA